The Luteolibacter arcticus genome has a segment encoding these proteins:
- the hisH gene encoding imidazole glycerol phosphate synthase subunit HisH, translating into MKVGIIDYGAGNLRSVANAVQALDIEPILVSSAEEMEGLTHLILPGVGSFGDCMAELEKRGLIGPIRDWVASNRPYFGICLGYQILFEESVEAPGVPGLGVFRGKVVRFTEDGRKIPHMGWNAAEPVSLADPMWEGLGGQPYFYFVHSYFPVPEDENIIAMTTEYGETFASAIRSRAVVATQFHPEKSQQAGLKLLGNFLEVGVPVED; encoded by the coding sequence GTGAAAGTCGGAATCATCGACTACGGCGCGGGCAACCTGCGCAGCGTGGCCAACGCCGTCCAAGCGCTGGACATCGAGCCCATCCTTGTTTCCTCCGCCGAGGAAATGGAAGGGCTCACGCACCTCATCCTGCCGGGCGTCGGCTCATTCGGCGACTGCATGGCGGAGCTCGAGAAGCGCGGCCTCATCGGACCGATCCGCGATTGGGTCGCCTCCAACCGGCCCTACTTCGGCATCTGCCTCGGCTATCAGATTCTCTTCGAGGAAAGCGTGGAGGCTCCGGGCGTGCCCGGCCTCGGCGTCTTCCGCGGAAAGGTCGTCCGCTTCACCGAAGACGGCCGCAAGATCCCCCACATGGGCTGGAACGCCGCCGAGCCGGTCTCGCTTGCCGACCCGATGTGGGAAGGCCTTGGCGGTCAGCCGTATTTCTACTTCGTCCACTCGTATTTCCCGGTGCCGGAGGATGAGAACATCATCGCGATGACCACCGAATACGGTGAGACCTTCGCCAGCGCGATCCGCTCCAGAGCCGTGGTGGCGACGCAGTTCCACCCGGAGAAAAGCCAGCAGGCTGGGCTGAAGCTGTTAGGGAACTTCCTCGAGGTGGGGGTGCCAGTGGAGGACTAG
- a CDS encoding TlyA family RNA methyltransferase has translation MKKERVDALLVARGLCESREQAKRLVLAGEVRSGDRIVDKPSTKFPEDAPLEVKEKPRYVGRGGLKMEGALAAFGISPEGWTCLDIGASTGGFTDCLLQHGAVKVHAIDVGTNQLAYKLRTDPRVVVKEQFNARGLEVSTLGEKVRMIVMDLSFISLTKILPAAFGVLEEGGCIVCLIKPQFELEREDIGKGGIVRDPELHQRAVEKIRAFVTGELGREWKGLIDSPITGTDGNREFLAWLS, from the coding sequence GTGAAAAAAGAACGAGTCGATGCCCTGCTGGTCGCCCGTGGCTTGTGCGAATCCCGCGAACAGGCCAAGCGCCTCGTGCTCGCCGGCGAGGTGCGCAGCGGCGACCGCATCGTGGACAAGCCGAGCACCAAGTTTCCCGAGGACGCCCCGCTGGAGGTGAAGGAAAAGCCGAGATACGTCGGCCGCGGCGGATTGAAGATGGAAGGTGCACTGGCAGCGTTCGGGATTTCTCCCGAAGGCTGGACCTGTCTCGACATCGGGGCGTCCACCGGCGGCTTCACCGATTGCCTGCTCCAGCACGGCGCGGTGAAGGTCCACGCGATCGACGTGGGCACCAACCAGCTCGCCTACAAGCTCCGCACCGATCCTCGGGTGGTGGTGAAGGAGCAGTTCAATGCCCGCGGGCTCGAAGTTTCGACGCTGGGCGAGAAGGTGAGGATGATCGTGATGGATCTGTCGTTCATCTCACTGACCAAGATCCTCCCGGCCGCCTTCGGGGTGCTGGAGGAGGGCGGCTGTATCGTCTGCCTGATCAAGCCCCAGTTCGAGTTGGAGCGGGAGGATATCGGCAAGGGCGGCATCGTCCGTGATCCCGAGCTGCACCAGCGGGCGGTGGAAAAGATCCGCGCCTTCGTGACCGGGGAACTCGGCCGCGAGTGGAAGGGGCTGATCGACTCGCCGATCACCGGCACCGACGGGAACCGCGAGTTTTTGGCGTGGCTGAGCTAG
- the hisB gene encoding imidazoleglycerol-phosphate dehydratase HisB, whose translation MFARSSRQNRQTAETRIDLSIDLDGEGISSISTGIGFFDHMLTLFSRHGSFDLNLDAKGDLEVDFHHTVEDTGITLGEAMREALGDKRGIRRYGCCYLPMDETLARVVVDLSNRPHLEFRAAPNTPSAPNFPFTLVEEFCRALASNLRANIHVELLYGRDGHHIAEAIFKGLARALREACEKDPRVKGIPSTKEAL comes from the coding sequence ATGTTTGCCCGCTCTTCCCGCCAAAACCGCCAGACGGCGGAGACCCGCATCGACCTCTCCATCGACCTTGATGGAGAAGGTATTTCCAGCATCTCCACCGGCATTGGTTTCTTCGACCACATGCTGACGCTGTTCTCGCGCCACGGGTCGTTCGACCTGAACCTCGACGCGAAGGGCGATCTGGAGGTCGACTTCCACCACACCGTGGAAGACACCGGCATCACGCTGGGCGAGGCAATGCGGGAAGCGCTCGGCGACAAGCGTGGCATCCGCCGCTACGGCTGCTGCTACCTGCCGATGGACGAGACGCTCGCCCGGGTGGTGGTGGACCTGAGCAACCGCCCGCACTTGGAATTTCGCGCCGCGCCGAACACGCCTTCGGCGCCGAATTTCCCGTTCACGCTCGTGGAAGAGTTCTGCCGTGCGCTGGCTTCGAATCTGCGGGCGAACATCCATGTCGAGCTGCTCTACGGCCGCGATGGCCACCACATCGCCGAGGCCATCTTCAAGGGGCTTGCCCGCGCCTTGCGCGAGGCATGCGAAAAAGATCCGCGAGTGAAAGGCATCCCGAGCACGAAGGAGGCACTGTGA
- a CDS encoding DUF255 domain-containing protein, with the protein MSNVAPLACLVALTVATTSCRENDASAAAKAGPPPVIAPEMQANQMTTGPQGLAAARKNSPVHWQHWEPAVLKRATDARRLVFAFVGSAQYPGCLEALEAIDRDPELVSRLNADFLPVLVDIEVARETGIVAGLLSEEIRMPVSFPFLLVLSPEGNEVTWRPIAYSPGSDFKKLFDGATDVIAKMWTEDPQYNLRNSRADHEQRLKRIVFPDTVADVATRDAFLISATRQLMSQYDPDIGTLSGTGGLFPLGSLQCLASSSNDPAIPADLAGRCREAVTAFSKHVLYSPMVDPLDGGVYSSRRGNAWDLPMPQRTCMTQARAARALVSLHASIGEARPLEVALGAVKYAEEQFAMPDGLFSNQRQPTPTVLRDGLWTREQIDAALSPQEAALWKALCGVQDLGNLASEADPQREFFRLNSLGMRVSLTEAAAKAKLDAAQAPGLFESGRKKLLAARLTRLPQPPPAAAGAASPSFRMVSAYAALFTATGEVAWRDKALALAQRACETFSKDNLLVEQAPPVPASVADARAFTYALAIQAALDLAEITLDDTWRLWAGDLATVVAEQFRSDDGRLIEARPASTPIKLPIADRIMLFDDSTAGLMRMNAARLEALGQPPPPEMAKLARSLPPAGIQPVVVTDSILAISFGRSRAIVELPADPSPEWREAAAKLPLDRIARRIGKESAVKIRRPDGTTATAATPAELAAAVGGPKP; encoded by the coding sequence ATGTCAAATGTCGCTCCTCTCGCCTGCCTAGTTGCCCTGACGGTCGCCACCACCTCCTGCCGGGAAAACGATGCCTCGGCCGCAGCAAAGGCCGGTCCGCCACCGGTGATCGCGCCGGAAATGCAGGCCAACCAGATGACCACCGGACCCCAGGGTCTGGCGGCAGCCCGCAAGAACTCACCCGTCCACTGGCAGCATTGGGAGCCGGCGGTGCTGAAACGCGCGACGGATGCGCGGCGGCTGGTGTTCGCTTTCGTGGGTAGCGCCCAGTATCCGGGCTGCCTGGAAGCGCTGGAGGCAATCGACCGCGACCCCGAGCTGGTTTCCCGCCTCAATGCGGACTTCCTCCCGGTGCTGGTGGACATCGAGGTGGCCCGCGAGACGGGCATCGTCGCCGGGCTGCTGAGCGAGGAAATCCGGATGCCCGTGTCATTCCCCTTCCTGCTGGTGCTGTCGCCCGAAGGCAACGAGGTAACGTGGCGGCCGATCGCCTACTCACCCGGCAGCGATTTCAAGAAACTCTTCGATGGGGCGACCGATGTGATCGCGAAAATGTGGACGGAGGATCCCCAGTACAACCTGCGCAACAGCCGCGCCGACCACGAGCAGCGCCTGAAACGGATCGTCTTCCCCGATACGGTGGCCGATGTTGCGACGCGGGACGCCTTCCTGATCAGCGCCACCCGGCAACTGATGAGCCAGTATGACCCGGACATCGGCACCTTGTCCGGCACCGGCGGCTTGTTTCCGCTGGGCAGCCTGCAGTGCTTGGCCTCGTCCTCGAACGATCCGGCGATCCCCGCGGATCTGGCCGGGCGCTGCCGCGAGGCGGTGACGGCATTCAGCAAGCACGTCCTCTATAGCCCGATGGTCGATCCACTGGACGGCGGCGTGTATTCCAGCCGTCGCGGGAATGCCTGGGACCTGCCGATGCCACAGCGGACCTGCATGACGCAGGCCCGCGCTGCCCGTGCCTTGGTCAGCTTGCATGCGTCAATTGGCGAGGCGCGCCCGCTGGAGGTGGCGCTGGGGGCGGTAAAATACGCCGAGGAGCAATTCGCCATGCCGGACGGCTTGTTTTCCAATCAGCGACAGCCCACGCCCACGGTGCTTCGCGACGGCCTGTGGACTCGCGAGCAGATCGATGCCGCGCTTTCCCCGCAGGAGGCCGCGCTGTGGAAGGCGCTCTGCGGGGTCCAGGATCTCGGAAATCTGGCGAGCGAGGCGGATCCACAGCGGGAGTTCTTCCGGTTGAATTCGCTCGGCATGCGGGTGTCCCTCACCGAGGCCGCGGCGAAAGCGAAGCTGGACGCGGCCCAAGCGCCCGGGCTGTTTGAAAGCGGCCGCAAGAAGCTGCTCGCGGCCCGGCTCACGCGCTTGCCGCAGCCGCCACCGGCCGCGGCGGGTGCCGCGTCACCCAGCTTCCGCATGGTGTCCGCCTACGCGGCCCTGTTCACCGCGACCGGCGAAGTTGCATGGCGGGACAAGGCGCTGGCACTCGCGCAGCGGGCCTGCGAGACCTTTTCCAAGGATAACCTGCTGGTGGAACAGGCCCCGCCGGTCCCTGCGTCCGTGGCGGACGCACGGGCCTTCACCTACGCACTCGCCATTCAGGCAGCCCTGGATTTGGCGGAAATCACGCTCGATGACACCTGGCGGCTGTGGGCTGGGGATCTGGCGACGGTGGTGGCAGAGCAATTCCGCAGCGACGATGGCCGGTTGATCGAGGCTCGTCCGGCATCGACGCCGATCAAGCTGCCAATCGCGGACCGCATCATGCTTTTCGATGACTCTACCGCCGGCCTCATGAGGATGAATGCGGCCCGCCTTGAAGCGCTGGGCCAGCCCCCGCCGCCGGAAATGGCGAAACTGGCACGCTCGCTGCCACCCGCGGGGATCCAACCGGTCGTCGTGACGGATTCGATTTTGGCGATCTCGTTTGGCCGCTCGCGGGCCATCGTCGAGCTCCCGGCCGATCCATCCCCGGAATGGCGCGAGGCCGCGGCAAAATTGCCGCTCGACCGCATCGCAAGGCGGATCGGCAAGGAGAGCGCGGTGAAAATCCGCCGTCCCGACGGCACCACTGCCACTGCGGCCACCCCGGCCGAACTTGCCGCGGCGGTCGGGGGCCCAAAACCCTGA
- a CDS encoding EF-hand domain-containing protein — protein sequence MKRLALLPFLLAASCANQEHTEAAHGRKMMSLLEKFDRFDYDGNGSLTRKEIEQGVTEAGAGTTKLEPMELDAMMKHYDVNKDGKVTRWEAERVIDLPVPEMH from the coding sequence ATGAAACGCCTTGCCTTGTTGCCCTTCCTGCTCGCCGCCTCCTGCGCCAATCAAGAACACACCGAGGCTGCCCATGGCCGCAAGATGATGTCGCTCCTGGAGAAGTTCGATCGCTTCGACTACGACGGCAACGGCAGCCTGACCCGCAAGGAGATCGAGCAAGGAGTGACGGAAGCCGGCGCGGGCACGACCAAGCTCGAGCCAATGGAACTCGATGCCATGATGAAGCACTACGACGTCAACAAGGACGGCAAGGTCACACGCTGGGAAGCTGAGCGAGTGATCGACCTGCCAGTGCCGGAGATGCACTGA
- a CDS encoding phenylacetate--CoA ligase family protein, with protein sequence MPSPTPHAAFPGAVWPAIPPTPAAALLAVLGQLAESQFMTADQLAMARRPQLEALMAHAAAQLPFWRKRLKAAGLDPQSAKNAALSLTEWHTRWAALPVLTRAEVQSLDAQLRVAKLPDGHGVVGESVTSGSSGRPVRIARSTLDYFYWQAFQLREHVWRGRDLAGRFLTILRDDSRQVIDESIHLRSMADWGPPASVVWPTGKSFLLDYRAPIRLLVETIRELQPDYLCTFPSLLMEILRHARGEGIELPPLKEAIGVGEASPPELAGLCREVWNAPLCSTYTAAETGAMAYQCREGGRWHVQAEKSYIEVLDSDGRPCEPGETGRVIVTPLHNFAMPLLRYEIGDLATVGQGPCPCGRSLPILDAIPGRARDLLMLPSGEFRPPYYGHHAVMQVRSIRQHQVIQTSRHRVCLRLVVAHPLTRDEEAHVLKSARDALGAGFEVDIEYIDEIVRGPTGKFAEFERRC encoded by the coding sequence ATGCCTTCGCCGACCCCTCACGCTGCCTTTCCCGGCGCGGTGTGGCCGGCCATCCCGCCGACGCCTGCGGCTGCGTTGCTTGCCGTGCTCGGGCAGTTGGCCGAAAGCCAGTTCATGACGGCGGATCAACTCGCGATGGCCCGCCGTCCGCAGTTGGAAGCATTGATGGCTCACGCCGCCGCGCAGTTGCCCTTCTGGCGCAAGCGCTTGAAGGCAGCCGGACTCGATCCGCAATCCGCGAAGAACGCCGCACTCAGCCTGACGGAATGGCACACGCGCTGGGCTGCCTTGCCGGTCCTGACGCGCGCCGAGGTGCAATCGCTCGATGCGCAATTGCGGGTCGCCAAGCTCCCCGATGGCCATGGTGTGGTGGGCGAGAGTGTCACCTCCGGTTCCTCCGGCCGTCCGGTGCGGATCGCCCGTAGCACACTGGATTACTTCTATTGGCAGGCGTTCCAACTGCGCGAGCACGTCTGGCGCGGCCGCGACCTCGCGGGCAGGTTTCTCACCATCCTTCGCGATGACAGCCGGCAGGTCATCGACGAGAGCATCCACCTGCGAAGCATGGCCGACTGGGGTCCGCCGGCCTCGGTGGTGTGGCCCACGGGAAAGAGCTTTCTGTTAGACTACCGCGCACCGATCCGCCTCCTGGTGGAAACCATCCGCGAACTTCAGCCCGACTACCTCTGCACCTTTCCCTCGCTGCTGATGGAAATCCTGCGCCACGCCCGTGGCGAAGGGATCGAGCTGCCGCCATTGAAGGAGGCGATCGGCGTGGGCGAGGCAAGCCCGCCCGAGCTGGCGGGACTCTGCCGGGAAGTCTGGAATGCCCCGCTGTGCAGCACCTACACCGCCGCGGAAACGGGTGCGATGGCCTATCAGTGCCGCGAGGGCGGCCGGTGGCACGTGCAGGCGGAGAAGTCATACATCGAGGTGCTGGATTCGGATGGCCGGCCCTGCGAGCCGGGTGAGACGGGACGCGTCATCGTGACACCGCTTCACAATTTCGCGATGCCACTGCTGCGCTATGAAATCGGCGACCTCGCCACGGTGGGTCAGGGGCCCTGCCCCTGCGGCCGCTCGCTGCCAATACTCGACGCGATTCCCGGCCGCGCGCGCGACCTGTTGATGCTACCCTCAGGCGAATTCCGCCCGCCCTACTACGGTCACCATGCGGTGATGCAGGTGCGGTCGATCCGCCAACACCAGGTCATCCAGACCTCGCGCCACCGGGTCTGCCTCCGCCTCGTGGTCGCCCATCCGCTGACCCGCGATGAGGAAGCGCATGTTCTCAAAAGCGCCCGCGATGCCCTCGGCGCGGGCTTTGAGGTCGATATCGAGTACATCGATGAAATCGTTCGCGGTCCCACCGGAAAGTTCGCCGAATTCGAGCGCCGTTGTTAG
- a CDS encoding 3-deoxy-7-phosphoheptulonate synthase: MTRHRTDDLRISGLNPLISPAILNYFLPVSEEASELVASARSQSEAILKGEDDRLLVIVGPCSIHDPEAAIEYGKKLKAEAERLKDDVFVVMRVYFEKPRTTVGWKGLINDPRLDDSFDINHGLRVARGLLLDLANLGIPAGTEFLDTISPQYIADLIVWGAIGARTTESQVHRELASGLSMPVGFKNGTGGSIQIALDAIQSSSRPHHFLSVTKQGVSAIVSTTGNDSCHIILRGGKTGPNYEKEPIEEVVKMLSEQGLPPHVMVDCSHGNSMKDYRNQPLVANALCKQIEEGSKSVVATMVESNLVEGNQKLVPDLAKLTRGQSVTDACIGWDDTVAVLDKFAAAVRARRAL, from the coding sequence GTGACCCGCCACCGCACCGACGACCTCCGTATTTCCGGCCTGAACCCGCTCATTTCGCCGGCGATCCTGAACTATTTCCTGCCGGTGTCGGAAGAAGCCTCCGAACTCGTCGCCTCCGCCCGCTCCCAGTCCGAGGCGATCCTGAAAGGCGAGGACGACCGCCTGCTGGTCATCGTCGGCCCCTGCTCGATCCACGATCCCGAAGCGGCGATCGAATACGGCAAGAAGCTCAAGGCGGAAGCCGAGCGCCTTAAGGACGACGTCTTCGTGGTGATGCGCGTCTATTTTGAAAAGCCGCGCACCACCGTCGGCTGGAAGGGCCTGATCAATGACCCGCGGCTCGATGATTCCTTCGACATCAATCACGGCCTGCGCGTCGCCCGCGGCCTGTTGTTAGATCTCGCGAATCTCGGCATTCCCGCCGGCACCGAGTTCCTCGACACGATCTCGCCGCAATACATCGCCGACCTGATCGTCTGGGGTGCCATCGGCGCGCGAACCACCGAAAGCCAGGTCCACCGCGAACTGGCATCGGGCCTTTCGATGCCCGTCGGCTTCAAGAACGGCACCGGCGGCTCGATCCAGATCGCGCTCGATGCCATCCAGTCGTCGTCGCGCCCGCACCATTTTCTGTCAGTCACCAAGCAAGGCGTGTCGGCCATCGTTTCCACCACCGGCAACGACTCCTGCCACATCATCCTACGCGGCGGAAAGACCGGGCCGAACTACGAGAAGGAACCCATCGAGGAGGTCGTGAAGATGCTTTCCGAGCAAGGCCTGCCACCGCACGTGATGGTCGATTGCTCGCACGGCAACTCGATGAAGGACTACCGCAACCAGCCGCTGGTCGCGAACGCCTTGTGCAAGCAGATCGAGGAAGGTTCCAAGTCGGTCGTCGCGACCATGGTCGAGTCGAACCTAGTCGAAGGAAACCAGAAGCTGGTGCCCGACCTCGCGAAGCTCACCCGCGGCCAGTCCGTCACCGATGCGTGCATCGGCTGGGATGACACGGTGGCGGTGTTGGACAAGTTCGCCGCCGCGGTGCGGGCACGGCGCGCTCTCTGA
- a CDS encoding PTPDL family protein — translation MKAHRLFRYLPLLAIASVSADTFELKDGTTIEGTILKEDGSDYIILVQVTKSIKDERRIPKANVVNQVAEKKDETEFLEIAKLVPTREMQTAEVYQSQVNKVESFIKRYPQSEKKPEALKVLSVLEKEFDVVQAGGIKFQGKVISAADRLPKAYALDAGIQAAAMKAAADQGDMTTALRAWSKLETGFQGSSAYRQNIPYAVKIMKAQLSTVTSSLATFDARTKQRADGLAAMGGSDRSLSTEAIREEQEAYMARLERDKAAGHKWPPLDPYVKAPLEETKRSLETEIRRLESTGTANLPKSEEAYETAWAAVTKQGATPQEVSTALSAASSASLPPAYLDMLKKAAPATPAP, via the coding sequence ATGAAAGCCCACCGCCTTTTCCGCTACCTTCCCCTGCTGGCGATCGCCAGCGTCTCGGCCGACACCTTCGAGCTGAAGGACGGCACCACGATCGAAGGTACCATCCTCAAGGAGGACGGCAGCGACTACATCATCCTGGTGCAGGTCACCAAGTCCATCAAGGACGAGCGCCGCATCCCGAAGGCGAACGTGGTCAACCAGGTCGCGGAAAAGAAGGACGAGACGGAATTCCTGGAGATCGCGAAGCTGGTGCCCACGCGTGAGATGCAGACCGCCGAAGTCTATCAATCCCAGGTGAACAAGGTGGAGTCCTTCATCAAGAGGTATCCCCAGAGCGAAAAGAAGCCGGAGGCGCTCAAGGTGCTTTCCGTGCTGGAGAAGGAGTTCGACGTCGTGCAAGCCGGCGGCATCAAGTTCCAAGGCAAGGTGATTTCCGCCGCGGACCGGCTGCCAAAGGCCTATGCGCTCGATGCCGGGATCCAGGCCGCCGCGATGAAGGCCGCCGCCGACCAAGGTGACATGACCACCGCCCTGCGCGCGTGGTCGAAGCTCGAGACCGGCTTCCAGGGCAGCAGCGCCTACCGCCAGAACATCCCCTACGCGGTGAAGATCATGAAGGCGCAGTTGTCCACCGTCACCTCCAGCCTCGCCACCTTTGACGCTCGGACAAAACAGCGCGCCGATGGCCTGGCTGCCATGGGCGGCTCCGATCGCAGTCTCAGCACCGAGGCGATCCGGGAAGAGCAGGAGGCCTACATGGCTCGCCTCGAGCGGGACAAGGCCGCCGGCCACAAGTGGCCTCCGCTCGATCCCTACGTGAAAGCCCCGTTGGAAGAAACCAAGCGTTCGCTGGAGACCGAGATCCGCCGCTTGGAAAGCACCGGCACCGCCAATCTGCCGAAGTCAGAAGAGGCCTATGAAACCGCCTGGGCTGCCGTGACCAAGCAGGGTGCCACCCCGCAGGAGGTCTCCACCGCCCTCTCCGCCGCTAGCAGCGCCAGTCTCCCGCCCGCCTACTTGGACATGCTCAAGAAAGCCGCACCCGCGACGCCCGCTCCCTGA
- a CDS encoding 23S rRNA (pseudouridine(1915)-N(3))-methyltransferase RlmH, whose amino-acid sequence MRVRILAAGKPALAYAKSGVDEYLKRLGRYGSYELEYLKAGDSATVSAALLERSAGNFRIAMDERGEVLATQSWADKFASLEMRGDVKAVSFLIGASDGHTEELRQTCDAVWSLSRLTMQHELALVVLLEQLYRVATLRRGEPYHR is encoded by the coding sequence GTGCGCGTCCGCATCCTTGCCGCCGGAAAACCCGCCCTGGCCTATGCCAAGAGCGGCGTGGACGAATATCTCAAACGGCTCGGCCGCTACGGCAGCTACGAGCTGGAATATCTGAAGGCCGGCGACTCCGCCACGGTCTCGGCAGCGCTGTTAGAACGATCGGCCGGGAACTTCCGCATCGCCATGGACGAACGCGGCGAGGTGCTCGCCACCCAGTCATGGGCGGACAAATTCGCCTCCCTCGAAATGCGCGGCGACGTGAAGGCGGTCAGCTTTCTGATCGGTGCCTCGGACGGCCACACGGAGGAACTGCGCCAGACCTGCGATGCGGTCTGGTCACTCTCGCGCCTGACCATGCAGCATGAGCTCGCGCTGGTCGTCCTGCTGGAGCAACTCTACCGCGTCGCCACATTGCGACGCGGCGAGCCGTATCACCGCTAG